A single Methanocalculus alkaliphilus DNA region contains:
- a CDS encoding CDC48 family AAA ATPase encodes MTGTKDSMDLIVKEAAHGDAGRGIARLSIDVMKQLGLVSGDVIEISGRKKAAAIVWPGFPEDTGRAVIRIDGNVRSNAGAGIDDRVRIKKLEAGYATKITIQPTQPIRLVGGEQYLKRMLHGRSVSSGQTVRVNVLGNPLTFVIAKVSPKGIAIVTEDTEVELKETPYEGEKGKEGISDIHYEDIGGLGRELQMVREMIELPLRQPELFERLGIEPPKGVLLYGPPGTGKTLIARAVASEVDAHFITLSGPEIMSKYYGESEGKLREVFEEAQENAPTIIFIDEIDSIAPKREDTKGEVERRVVAQLLSLMDGLKSRGQVIVIAATNIPDAIDPALRRGGRFDREIEIGIPDKKGRLDVLQIHSRGVPLGEDVDLSQFADITHGFVGADLALLVKEAAMHALRKIIPKINIDEDIPSEFLDELKVTREDFDEALKHVEPSAMREVLVEVPDVHWADVGGLNDVKDELREAVEWPLRFPDIFHRLNTQPPKGILLFGPPGTGKTLLAKAVANESECNFISIKGPELLSKWVGESEKGVREIFRKARQASPSIIFFDEVDALVPRRGTYAGSSHVTESVVSQILTELDGLEELKNVVVIGATNRPDMMDPALMRPGRLERHIFVPPPDAEGRRQIFEVYLRDETGVLAKDIDIDGLVAETKGYVGADIEALVREAKLHAIRDFIARMHGKSEQEIQDAMANVRVTKEHVQLARQKVKPSLDRDAIEASERQSWEFLYNEDQRRLLEKAMNVAKRAELAEKSEQITSDAAGLRDLVTSGRKQFEEIGTRTKELEKALSEG; translated from the coding sequence ATGACAGGTACAAAAGATTCAATGGATCTGATCGTCAAGGAGGCGGCTCATGGCGATGCCGGACGGGGTATTGCCCGCCTCTCCATTGATGTTATGAAACAGCTTGGCCTGGTCTCAGGCGATGTCATCGAGATCTCAGGCCGGAAGAAGGCAGCGGCTATCGTCTGGCCGGGTTTTCCTGAGGATACGGGACGGGCTGTCATCAGGATTGACGGGAACGTCAGGAGCAATGCCGGGGCCGGGATAGACGACAGGGTCAGGATCAAAAAGCTTGAGGCGGGGTATGCAACAAAGATCACCATTCAGCCGACTCAGCCGATCCGGCTCGTCGGTGGAGAGCAGTACCTCAAGAGGATGCTCCATGGCCGTTCCGTCTCATCAGGTCAGACCGTCCGGGTCAATGTCCTTGGAAACCCGCTCACCTTCGTCATCGCAAAGGTGAGCCCGAAAGGGATAGCAATCGTCACCGAAGATACCGAGGTGGAGCTGAAGGAGACCCCGTATGAAGGGGAGAAGGGGAAGGAGGGCATCTCTGATATTCACTATGAGGATATCGGGGGCCTCGGCAGAGAGTTGCAGATGGTCAGGGAGATGATCGAACTTCCTCTCCGCCAGCCCGAGCTCTTTGAGAGGCTTGGGATCGAGCCGCCGAAGGGTGTTCTGCTCTACGGACCTCCGGGAACCGGCAAGACGCTCATTGCACGGGCTGTTGCAAGTGAGGTGGATGCCCACTTCATCACCCTCTCCGGTCCCGAGATTATGAGCAAGTACTACGGAGAGTCGGAAGGAAAGCTCCGTGAGGTCTTCGAAGAGGCGCAGGAGAATGCCCCGACGATCATCTTCATCGATGAGATCGACTCGATCGCACCGAAACGTGAGGATACCAAAGGCGAGGTCGAGCGGCGGGTTGTCGCCCAGCTCCTCTCACTGATGGACGGGCTGAAGAGCCGTGGCCAGGTGATCGTCATCGCTGCAACCAACATCCCCGATGCCATCGATCCTGCACTCCGGCGTGGAGGGCGGTTCGACCGTGAGATCGAGATCGGCATCCCGGATAAGAAGGGGCGGCTCGATGTGCTGCAGATTCACAGCCGGGGAGTGCCCCTTGGGGAAGATGTTGATCTCTCACAGTTCGCAGATATCACACACGGCTTCGTCGGTGCGGATCTTGCCCTCCTGGTGAAGGAAGCGGCGATGCATGCTCTCCGGAAGATCATCCCGAAGATCAATATCGATGAGGACATCCCAAGCGAGTTCCTCGATGAGCTGAAGGTCACCCGTGAGGACTTTGACGAGGCTCTGAAGCATGTTGAACCGAGTGCGATGCGTGAGGTGCTTGTCGAGGTTCCGGACGTCCACTGGGCGGATGTCGGCGGCTTGAATGATGTGAAGGATGAACTGAGGGAGGCGGTGGAGTGGCCGCTGAGGTTCCCGGATATCTTCCACCGGCTCAACACCCAGCCACCAAAAGGGATTCTCCTCTTCGGACCACCCGGAACCGGCAAAACACTCCTCGCCAAGGCGGTTGCAAACGAGAGCGAATGTAATTTCATCTCGATCAAAGGCCCCGAACTCCTCTCAAAATGGGTTGGTGAATCGGAGAAGGGTGTCCGGGAGATCTTCAGAAAGGCCCGCCAGGCATCCCCTTCGATCATCTTCTTCGATGAGGTTGATGCTCTGGTTCCGCGCCGTGGCACCTATGCGGGATCATCCCATGTCACCGAGAGTGTCGTCTCGCAGATCCTGACGGAACTCGATGGTCTTGAGGAGCTGAAGAATGTGGTAGTGATCGGAGCGACCAACCGGCCGGATATGATGGATCCCGCCCTGATGCGGCCGGGCCGTCTTGAGCGTCATATCTTTGTTCCACCACCCGATGCCGAAGGGCGAAGGCAGATCTTCGAGGTCTATCTCAGGGATGAGACGGGAGTCCTCGCAAAGGATATCGATATCGACGGGCTGGTTGCAGAGACGAAAGGCTATGTCGGGGCTGATATTGAGGCGCTCGTCCGAGAGGCGAAGCTCCACGCAATCCGCGACTTCATCGCAAGGATGCATGGGAAGAGTGAGCAGGAGATACAGGATGCCATGGCAAATGTCCGTGTCACCAAAGAGCATGTCCAGCTCGCCAGACAGAAGGTGAAGCCATCACTTGACCGGGATGCCATTGAGGCGTCTGAACGGCAGTCCTGGGAGTTCCTCTATAATGAGGACCAGCGACGTCTGCTTGAGAAGGCCATGAATGTTGCAAAACGTGCTGAACTTGCAGAGAAGAGTGAACAGATAACCTCGGATGCAGCCGGGCTCCGCGATCTCGTCACCTCAGGCAGGAAGCAGTTTGAAGAGATAGGAACGCGAACCAAGGAACTGGAAAAAGCATTGAGTGAAGGATAA
- a CDS encoding Hsp20/alpha crystallin family protein, translating to MSEKPSDAYKELVDAVRKIMAESMAIEGPFPRVLGFRVVINGMPMNVHDDPFEEKEHPVEVYEINDDLMIVTDVSGYDPEEIRIFFEGGRLHIVSHERQTPIAVVDLPQVDTGDVTMSCIHGVLEITCRKRSDRGHKVIHIE from the coding sequence ATGAGTGAGAAACCATCTGATGCTTATAAAGAACTGGTTGATGCAGTCCGGAAGATCATGGCCGAATCGATGGCGATTGAGGGCCCGTTCCCACGGGTCCTCGGTTTCCGGGTTGTGATCAACGGTATGCCCATGAATGTCCATGACGATCCGTTTGAGGAGAAGGAGCATCCGGTCGAGGTCTATGAGATCAATGACGATCTGATGATCGTGACTGATGTCTCCGGTTATGATCCCGAGGAGATCCGGATATTCTTTGAGGGTGGGCGGCTGCATATCGTCTCGCATGAACGGCAGACCCCGATCGCAGTCGTGGATCTCCCGCAGGTGGATACCGGGGATGTGACGATGAGCTGTATCCATGGTGTCCTTGAGATCACCTGCAGGAAACGTTCTGACAGGGGCCATAAGGTCATCCATATCGAATAA
- a CDS encoding AAA family ATPase, translated as MKVIGLVGLPASGKGECSSIAGELGIPVVIMGDIIRAYAQDEGVEATDQHLGTIARRLREERGMAALAELTVPAVKEHHAPILLIDGIRGVAEVQYFRSKFDDFTLIAIDCPFHLRLSRLQERGRSDDTLSEADLRSRDDRECSFGLGEAMNSADRRISNTGSLQSFCEEVRRVLQELRDQP; from the coding sequence ATGAAGGTAATAGGATTGGTCGGTCTTCCGGCGAGCGGCAAAGGTGAATGCTCCTCCATAGCCGGGGAGCTTGGCATCCCTGTGGTTATCATGGGTGATATTATCAGGGCGTATGCACAGGATGAGGGGGTTGAGGCGACCGATCAGCACCTTGGAACGATTGCCCGCCGTCTGAGGGAGGAGAGGGGAATGGCAGCTCTGGCCGAACTGACGGTCCCCGCTGTCAAAGAGCATCATGCCCCCATCCTCCTCATCGACGGGATACGGGGTGTGGCTGAAGTACAGTATTTCAGATCAAAATTTGATGACTTCACACTGATCGCAATAGACTGCCCGTTCCATCTCAGGCTCTCCCGTCTTCAGGAACGGGGCCGCTCAGATGATACCCTCAGTGAGGCGGATCTTCGATCCCGGGATGACCGGGAGTGCAGTTTCGGCCTCGGTGAGGCGATGAATAGTGCGGACAGACGGATATCCAATACCGGCAGCCTGCAATCATTTTGTGAAGAAGTGAGAAGAGTGTTACAGGAGCTACGGGATCAGCCATGA
- a CDS encoding anaerobic ribonucleoside-triphosphate reductase activating protein, producing MRVNFGGFIPISTVDWPGRAVCTVFLRGCPVRCDYCHNRNLQNGEDYRPADEIIDLIRSTRIAVSGVVFSGGEPTQQGEALIELARRAKGEGFLVGLHTNGVYPAVISDLIAERSVDRIALDIKARWNRYDNLLREKYALAVQETLKVCKRAFIQGKLPEFQVVVTLFRGYEDEVRYISSEAEGVDLVLQQGIYGRVRPLSPDELRQIADGIGRPVIIRTREEGEIRYEGNRIGRSSGERQR from the coding sequence TTGCGCGTTAATTTTGGTGGCTTTATTCCTATCAGTACTGTCGACTGGCCGGGGCGTGCTGTATGCACCGTCTTCCTCAGAGGGTGTCCGGTCAGGTGTGACTACTGCCATAACAGGAACCTCCAGAATGGCGAAGATTACCGCCCGGCTGATGAGATCATCGATCTGATCCGCTCCACCAGAATAGCGGTCTCGGGGGTTGTCTTCTCCGGCGGTGAACCGACACAGCAGGGAGAGGCACTTATTGAACTTGCCCGACGGGCTAAAGGTGAAGGGTTCCTCGTCGGACTTCATACAAATGGCGTCTATCCTGCTGTCATTTCAGATCTGATAGCAGAGAGATCAGTCGATCGGATAGCCCTCGATATCAAGGCACGATGGAACAGATATGACAATCTCCTTCGGGAGAAGTATGCCCTTGCTGTACAGGAAACACTCAAGGTCTGCAAAAGAGCATTTATACAAGGAAAACTCCCGGAGTTCCAGGTTGTGGTTACCCTCTTCCGGGGATATGAGGATGAGGTCAGGTATATCTCATCCGAGGCTGAAGGGGTTGATCTCGTCCTCCAGCAGGGGATATACGGACGGGTACGCCCCCTCTCACCAGACGAACTCAGGCAGATAGCAGACGGAATCGGGCGTCCTGTCATCATCAGAACGCGGGAAGAAGGAGAGATACGATATGAAGGTAATAGGATTGGTCGGTCTTCCGGCGAGCGGCAAAGGTGA
- the cfbB gene encoding Ni-sirohydrochlorin a,c-diamide synthase produces the protein MQTLLITGDRSGCGKTSITLAISAILAKRMPVQTYKVGMDYIDPSYLTGVTGRPCRNLDSYVLDDEGLRGVYAHASAGAEIGIIEGVRGLYEGADVLGDTGSTASVAKALGVNVILVINAKSITRSAAAIVKGFMAFDPGVRIRGVILNNVSGGRHLEKAKGAIEHFCGIPVIGAVPHTPQMELAMRHLGLVPYREGSEQDEFRDRIETITRVIGEYIDIEALLSIATEPAHPGTPHPAFDPDHPIDLRIGVAHDEAFNFYYADLFDLLRAGGAEPVFFSPIHDRLPDADGYILGGGYPELYSAELERNDAMRQAIAEVVQNNTPVYAECGGLMYLTRSITRKAGFQGLEKAETHTMCRVFPGDTLMPSSRVLGYVEGRSCAGPMGMAAFRGHEFHYSEIRMDPDVRYAFSLTRGKGIADGNDGILLKNAIGSYAHLHPVAGSGMIRSFISTCRDQSTKQN, from the coding sequence ATGCAGACCCTCCTTATCACCGGGGACCGGTCCGGCTGCGGAAAGACGAGCATCACGCTTGCCATCTCGGCTATCCTTGCAAAGAGGATGCCGGTGCAGACCTATAAGGTCGGGATGGATTATATCGATCCATCCTACCTCACCGGCGTGACCGGGAGGCCCTGCCGGAACCTCGACAGCTATGTCCTCGATGATGAGGGGCTCCGGGGCGTCTATGCCCATGCATCAGCGGGTGCAGAGATCGGGATCATCGAGGGTGTTCGGGGCCTCTACGAAGGGGCTGATGTTCTCGGAGACACCGGGAGTACCGCATCTGTTGCAAAGGCACTCGGCGTCAATGTCATCCTCGTCATCAATGCAAAGAGCATCACCCGGAGTGCGGCGGCTATCGTCAAGGGGTTCATGGCATTTGATCCCGGGGTACGAATCCGGGGTGTGATCCTCAATAATGTCTCCGGCGGCCGCCATCTGGAGAAGGCGAAGGGTGCAATCGAGCACTTCTGCGGGATCCCGGTCATCGGTGCGGTTCCGCACACCCCGCAGATGGAACTTGCGATGCGGCACCTCGGCCTTGTGCCATACCGCGAGGGGAGCGAACAGGATGAGTTCAGAGACAGAATTGAGACCATCACAAGGGTGATCGGGGAGTATATCGATATCGAGGCGCTCCTCTCAATTGCAACTGAACCTGCACATCCCGGCACCCCTCACCCCGCATTCGACCCGGATCATCCGATTGATCTGAGGATCGGCGTTGCCCATGATGAGGCATTCAACTTCTACTATGCCGATCTCTTCGATCTCCTCCGCGCAGGCGGAGCAGAGCCGGTCTTCTTCAGCCCGATCCACGATCGCCTCCCCGATGCCGACGGATACATCCTCGGCGGGGGCTACCCCGAACTCTATTCTGCTGAACTGGAGAGGAATGATGCAATGCGCCAGGCGATTGCTGAGGTGGTGCAGAACAATACTCCGGTCTATGCCGAGTGCGGCGGGCTGATGTACCTCACCCGGTCGATCACCAGAAAGGCAGGATTCCAGGGTTTGGAGAAGGCAGAGACGCATACAATGTGCAGGGTCTTCCCCGGAGATACCCTTATGCCATCATCCCGGGTTCTCGGCTATGTCGAGGGAAGATCATGTGCCGGACCGATGGGGATGGCTGCATTTCGTGGCCATGAGTTCCATTACAGCGAGATCCGGATGGATCCAGACGTCAGATACGCTTTTTCCCTGACACGGGGAAAAGGCATCGCGGATGGCAATGACGGGATTCTTCTGAAGAATGCCATCGGAAGCTATGCACATCTCCATCCTGTTGCAGGCAGCGGAATGATCCGATCCTTCATCTCAACCTGCCGGGATCAAAGTACGAAGCAAAACTAA
- a CDS encoding sugar phosphate isomerase/epimerase family protein, whose translation MKNGIYFSSSSKVWDDPEWVFGIEDAGYDGWEISADGRYRLDDPEKRRIIFDIIGSTDLGITVHAPYGDLNLASFNYPIWRESIRQTCLCIEHAADLTSRVTIHPGYLSPIAKLDPGRAWGLQKDALREIGAVAEEYGLLACLENMISIKEFLCRDPLELFGMVEDIPGIGMTFDIGHANTTGTVQEFLTHIGDADHLHLHDNHGSSDEHLALRRGTINWEKVAAAVRDSYSGVIVIEGRDLDEARESLAVIRGWSL comes from the coding sequence ATGAAGAACGGCATCTACTTTTCATCCTCCTCCAAGGTATGGGACGACCCGGAATGGGTCTTTGGAATCGAAGATGCAGGATATGATGGATGGGAGATTTCTGCAGACGGGCGGTACCGGCTTGATGATCCCGAAAAGAGAAGAATAATTTTCGACATCATCGGGAGTACGGATCTTGGAATAACCGTCCACGCCCCCTATGGTGACCTGAATCTTGCATCCTTTAACTATCCGATATGGCGTGAGTCAATCCGCCAGACCTGCCTCTGCATTGAACATGCTGCCGATCTCACCAGCCGTGTGACGATACATCCCGGCTACCTCTCCCCGATAGCCAAACTCGATCCCGGGCGTGCCTGGGGACTCCAGAAAGATGCACTCCGGGAGATCGGTGCGGTTGCAGAAGAGTATGGGCTCCTCGCCTGCCTCGAGAATATGATATCCATCAAAGAATTTCTCTGTCGCGATCCCCTGGAGCTCTTCGGGATGGTGGAAGATATCCCCGGAATCGGGATGACATTTGATATTGGCCATGCCAATACAACCGGAACCGTACAGGAGTTCCTCACACATATCGGGGATGCAGATCACCTCCATCTCCACGACAATCATGGCAGCTCGGATGAACATCTTGCCCTGAGGCGCGGCACCATCAACTGGGAGAAGGTAGCAGCTGCTGTACGTGATTCATATAGCGGAGTCATCGTGATTGAGGGGAGAGATCTCGATGAAGCCAGAGAGAGCCTCGCCGTCATCAGGGGTTGGTCATTATAG
- the thiC gene encoding phosphomethylpyrimidine synthase ThiC yields MTLLEDARRGIITEEMKVVAQAEGVTEDFIRRSVAGGHIVIPISPYRDVKICGIGEGLRTKVNASIGTSSDIVDIDEEVEKARQAELAGADTLMELSTGGDFLDIRRRVIENTTLSVGSVPLYQAFIEAARKKGAVIHMDEDDLFKATEDQAKLGTNFMAIHTGINWETMKRLKNQGRHGGLVSRGGAFMTAWMLHNEMENPLYRRYDYLLEIMKEHEVTLSFGNGMRAGAVHDATDRAQIQELLINAELADQANAFGVQTIVEGPGHIPIDEIATNVQLQKRVTNNKPFYMLGPLVTDIAPGYDDRVAAIGAALSSSAGADFICYVTPAEHLALPTPEEVYEGVISSRIAAHAGDMVKLKKTRALDLEMGHARRDLDWERQFAVAMNPERARHIRDSRAPADTDACTMCGDFCALKIVGKHFNF; encoded by the coding sequence ATGACGTTACTTGAGGATGCACGCCGTGGCATCATCACAGAAGAGATGAAGGTCGTCGCACAGGCTGAAGGTGTGACTGAGGATTTTATCAGAAGAAGTGTCGCCGGGGGGCATATCGTCATCCCGATCAGCCCGTACAGGGATGTAAAGATCTGCGGTATCGGTGAGGGGCTTCGGACAAAAGTGAATGCCTCAATCGGGACATCTTCTGATATCGTTGATATTGATGAAGAGGTTGAGAAGGCACGTCAGGCTGAGCTTGCCGGTGCCGATACCCTTATGGAGCTCTCGACCGGCGGCGACTTCCTTGATATCCGGCGTCGGGTCATTGAGAATACAACACTCTCCGTCGGATCTGTTCCACTCTACCAGGCATTCATCGAGGCGGCACGAAAGAAGGGGGCAGTCATCCATATGGATGAAGATGATCTCTTCAAGGCGACAGAGGATCAGGCAAAGCTTGGAACGAACTTCATGGCGATTCACACCGGTATCAACTGGGAGACGATGAAACGCCTGAAGAACCAGGGGCGTCACGGGGGACTCGTCTCACGGGGTGGTGCATTTATGACCGCCTGGATGCTGCATAACGAGATGGAGAACCCGTTATACCGCCGCTATGACTATCTCCTCGAGATTATGAAGGAGCATGAGGTCACGCTCTCATTTGGAAACGGGATGCGGGCCGGTGCGGTGCATGATGCAACCGACCGGGCGCAGATCCAGGAGCTTCTCATCAACGCCGAGCTCGCTGATCAGGCGAACGCCTTCGGTGTCCAGACCATCGTCGAAGGTCCCGGCCATATCCCGATTGACGAGATCGCAACCAACGTCCAGCTCCAGAAGCGGGTGACGAACAATAAGCCATTCTATATGCTCGGTCCTCTCGTCACCGATATCGCACCAGGGTACGATGATCGGGTAGCTGCAATCGGAGCAGCCCTCTCCTCATCAGCAGGTGCCGACTTCATCTGTTACGTGACGCCGGCGGAGCACCTCGCCCTTCCAACCCCTGAGGAGGTCTATGAAGGTGTCATATCGTCCCGAATTGCCGCACATGCCGGTGATATGGTGAAACTGAAGAAGACACGGGCGCTTGATCTCGAGATGGGACATGCACGCCGTGATCTCGACTGGGAGCGGCAGTTTGCTGTCGCCATGAACCCTGAGCGTGCCCGTCATATCCGGGACAGCCGTGCACCGGCGGATACTGACGCCTGCACGATGTGCGGTGACTTCTGCGCTCTGAAGATCGTTGGGAAACACTTCAACTTCTAA
- a CDS encoding ATP-binding protein — translation MDTVAKLKAAIVEWQERDLPTIYPRQFSIQLELPHINDIIGVRRCGKTYCMFQQIEELIRAGIPKSQILYLNIDDDRLQPLNGDELDRLLDTFRELYPVRDDERLYLFLDEIQNFPGWELWIKGIYDRKKNLKIVISGSNASLLSEEVANRLTGRHITTILYPFSFREYIVHHEIPIDLRTLPYSERRFEIKRLLNEFLHRGGFPEVILYPSADVTVLLQSYFDDIIFRDIVTRHGVRNPALFKDLAIFCISNIAKPHTYNSLRKLFSGFETISTDAIIRYLSYLEDAFLLISIRHYDDSLKKQMNKPRKLYCIDPGMMNAVSFRFSEDTGRLFENLVCIQLHRTGHEIYYWQDERGREVDFVIKTGLKSFEVIQVSMDISDPKTREREMKGLLSAMAHFGVSEGLILTSDLFEEETVSGKTIRYRPLWYWLLTQDEPGKR, via the coding sequence ATGGATACTGTGGCCAAACTCAAGGCTGCCATAGTCGAGTGGCAGGAGCGGGATCTTCCGACGATCTATCCCCGGCAATTCAGCATACAGCTCGAGCTCCCGCATATCAATGACATTATTGGTGTACGGCGATGCGGAAAGACCTATTGTATGTTTCAGCAGATTGAAGAGCTGATCAGGGCAGGTATCCCAAAGTCGCAGATCCTCTATCTCAATATTGATGACGACAGATTGCAGCCTCTGAATGGAGATGAACTTGACCGACTACTCGATACCTTCAGGGAACTCTATCCTGTACGTGATGATGAGAGACTGTACCTCTTCCTCGATGAGATCCAGAACTTCCCAGGATGGGAGCTGTGGATCAAAGGCATCTATGACAGGAAGAAGAACCTGAAGATCGTTATCAGCGGATCGAATGCATCACTTCTCTCTGAAGAGGTGGCCAATCGTCTCACCGGGAGGCACATTACAACCATCCTGTATCCATTCAGTTTCAGAGAGTATATCGTGCACCATGAAATCCCGATCGATCTCAGGACCCTGCCATACTCAGAGAGGAGATTTGAGATTAAGCGTCTTTTGAATGAATTCCTCCATCGCGGTGGATTCCCGGAGGTCATTCTCTACCCTTCGGCCGATGTAACCGTCCTTCTCCAGTCGTACTTTGATGATATCATCTTCAGGGACATCGTGACCAGACATGGGGTGAGAAATCCCGCTCTTTTCAAGGATCTTGCTATCTTCTGTATATCCAATATTGCCAAACCCCACACCTATAATTCGCTCAGAAAGCTCTTCTCCGGATTTGAGACGATCAGTACTGATGCAATAATTCGCTATCTCTCCTATCTTGAGGATGCATTTCTCCTCATTTCAATCAGGCATTATGATGACTCTCTCAAAAAGCAGATGAATAAACCGAGGAAACTCTATTGTATTGATCCCGGCATGATGAATGCGGTATCATTCCGTTTCTCTGAAGACACCGGACGGCTCTTTGAGAACCTGGTATGTATCCAGCTTCACCGGACCGGCCATGAGATCTATTACTGGCAGGACGAAAGAGGCCGGGAAGTGGATTTTGTTATAAAAACGGGGCTGAAATCCTTTGAGGTAATCCAGGTGTCGATGGATATCTCAGATCCAAAGACGCGTGAAAGGGAGATGAAAGGGCTTCTCTCTGCCATGGCACACTTTGGAGTCTCCGAGGGACTCATCCTGACATCAGACCTCTTTGAGGAGGAGACGGTATCCGGTAAAACCATCCGCTATCGGCCACTCTGGTACTGGCTGCTCACACAGGACGAACCAGGGAAGCGATAA
- a CDS encoding aldolase yields MSSEELFSIPLDVPYAACDTFIANYQRITRGTGRLMLFAGDQKVEHLNDDFYGEDIHPDDCDPIHLFRVAAEGKVGVFATQFGLIARYGMDFADVPYLVKLNSKTHLVKTGQRDPVSPLLVSVQDVVDLRDRTGLAITSVGYTIYIGSEFEADMLREAQQVILDAHRNGLLVVLWIYPRGAAVKDEKDPHLIAGAAGVAAALGADYVKVNAPKKEGSTPAELLKEAVLAAGRTRVVCAGGSSTDERKFLSELYDQIHTGGAGGNATGRNIHQKGHDAAVRFCNAIFAITVEGADVETAWKIYTGE; encoded by the coding sequence ATGAGCTCAGAAGAACTCTTCTCTATTCCACTTGACGTTCCGTATGCGGCATGTGATACGTTTATAGCAAATTATCAGCGGATCACCCGTGGTACCGGCCGGCTGATGCTCTTTGCCGGAGATCAGAAGGTCGAGCATCTCAATGACGACTTTTATGGGGAGGATATTCACCCGGATGACTGCGACCCTATCCATCTCTTCAGGGTTGCTGCCGAAGGGAAGGTGGGCGTCTTTGCGACCCAGTTTGGATTGATCGCACGGTACGGGATGGACTTTGCCGATGTCCCCTATCTTGTGAAACTCAATTCCAAGACACACCTTGTCAAGACCGGGCAGCGGGATCCGGTCAGCCCGCTCCTCGTCTCTGTTCAGGATGTTGTCGATCTCCGTGACCGGACCGGGCTTGCGATAACCTCCGTCGGCTATACCATCTATATCGGATCAGAGTTTGAGGCCGATATGCTTCGTGAGGCACAGCAGGTGATCCTTGATGCGCACCGGAACGGGCTCCTCGTCGTCCTCTGGATCTATCCACGCGGTGCGGCTGTGAAGGATGAGAAGGATCCCCATCTCATCGCCGGTGCCGCTGGTGTTGCCGCCGCCCTTGGTGCAGATTATGTGAAGGTGAATGCCCCGAAGAAGGAAGGGTCAACCCCGGCAGAACTCCTGAAGGAGGCTGTCCTTGCCGCCGGAAGGACGAGGGTCGTCTGTGCCGGTGGTTCTTCAACAGATGAGAGGAAGTTCCTTTCCGAACTGTATGATCAGATCCATACCGGTGGAGCCGGAGGGAATGCAACAGGAAGAAACATCCACCAGAAGGGGCACGATGCCGCGGTCCGGTTCTGCAACGCCATCTTCGCGATCACGGTCGAGGGTGCCGATGTCGAGACGGCATGGAAGATTTATACAGGCGAATGA
- the ilvE gene encoding branched-chain-amino-acid transaminase → MEVYIDGAFVPQEEAKVSVFDHGFLYGDGVFEGIRGYNGKIFRLKEHVDRLYDSAKTIDMEIPISKEEFSEIILETVRRNNLNNAYIRPIVTRGSGTMGLDPTHCPKPTIICIAIEWGAMYGDLYEKGLTAVTVAVRRNAPDALPPNVKSMNYLNNILAKIEANYKGGDEAIFLDAQGRISEGSGDNIFIVKNGIIHTPHTLTNLKGITRDVLIEIAESLGIQVKIVELGFFDLYTADEVIVTGTAAEVAPIVKVDGRAIGSGRPGPITKQIMAAFKTITEKEGTPI, encoded by the coding sequence ATGGAAGTCTATATTGATGGAGCATTCGTTCCACAGGAGGAGGCGAAGGTCTCGGTCTTTGACCACGGTTTCCTCTATGGGGATGGGGTCTTTGAAGGGATACGGGGCTATAACGGGAAGATATTCCGCCTTAAAGAGCACGTTGACCGCCTGTATGATTCGGCGAAGACGATCGATATGGAGATCCCGATCTCAAAGGAGGAGTTTTCAGAGATCATCCTTGAGACGGTCCGGAGAAATAACCTCAATAACGCCTATATCCGTCCGATCGTCACCCGGGGAAGCGGAACGATGGGGCTTGATCCGACACACTGCCCAAAACCGACGATCATCTGTATCGCCATTGAGTGGGGGGCGATGTATGGTGACCTCTATGAGAAGGGACTCACCGCTGTCACCGTCGCGGTCAGGAGGAACGCGCCGGATGCACTTCCGCCAAATGTCAAGAGCATGAACTACCTCAATAATATCCTCGCCAAGATAGAGGCGAACTACAAGGGCGGGGACGAGGCGATCTTCCTTGACGCACAGGGGCGTATATCCGAGGGATCCGGGGATAACATCTTCATCGTCAAGAACGGGATCATCCACACCCCGCACACCCTGACAAACCTTAAAGGAATCACCCGGGACGTTCTTATCGAGATCGCAGAGAGCCTCGGTATCCAGGTGAAGATCGTTGAGCTTGGATTCTTTGATCTCTATACGGCAGATGAGGTCATCGTCACAGGAACTGCTGCTGAGGTTGCCCCGATCGTCAAGGTCGACGGACGAGCCATCGGAAGCGGCCGGCCCGGCCCGATCACAAAACAGATCATGGCCGCCTTTAAGACGATCACCGAGAAGGAAGGTACCCCGATCTAA